The proteins below come from a single Crossiella sp. CA-258035 genomic window:
- a CDS encoding CGNR zinc finger domain-containing protein has product MRFAPDTEESLEFVVMLGNTDPGASRSGADELATVEQLDDLLARCTYSGRIDHDEAELGEVRATRDLLRQVWTLDRDEAVEVVNRMLREARALPRLARHDGLDWHIHATAPDAPLAERIRVEAAMALADVIRMDEMRRLRVCAAPDCTGLLLDLSRNGLKRFCGVRCGNRMNMIAFRERKSGH; this is encoded by the coding sequence TTGCGTTTTGCCCCTGACACGGAGGAGTCGCTGGAGTTCGTGGTGATGCTCGGCAACACCGACCCCGGCGCCTCCCGCAGCGGCGCGGACGAGCTGGCCACCGTCGAGCAGCTGGACGACCTGCTGGCCCGGTGCACCTACTCCGGCCGCATCGACCACGACGAGGCCGAGCTCGGCGAGGTCCGCGCCACCAGGGACCTGCTGCGGCAGGTGTGGACGCTGGACCGCGACGAGGCGGTGGAGGTGGTCAACCGGATGCTGCGCGAGGCACGGGCGCTGCCCCGCCTGGCCCGCCACGACGGCCTGGACTGGCACATCCACGCCACCGCCCCGGACGCCCCGCTGGCCGAACGCATCCGGGTGGAGGCCGCGATGGCGCTGGCCGACGTGATCCGGATGGACGAGATGCGCAGGCTCCGGGTGTGCGCCGCACCGGACTGCACCGGCCTGCTGCTGGACCTGTCCCGCAACGGGCTCAAGCGGTTCTGCGGGGTGCGGTGCGGCAACCGGATGAACATGATCGCGTTCCGCGAGCGCAAGTCCGGGCACTGA
- a CDS encoding DMT family transporter, translating into MKLSPTSAGLAAAFVSVVSFGTSGPFVKPLLTAGWSPAAAVTARVLVAGLVLLPFTLAALRGRWELLWRGRWRVLGMGLIGVAFTQLAYFAALQRIPVATALLVEFLAPLLLVGVTWVLTRRRPGLSVLAGSVLAVGGLVLVIGPGAVQAVDPVGLLIAFGAAIGCAAYFVIAARPSEGLSPVALAGSGLLLAGVVLLLTGATGLLPFTATFGEVPLLGSPAPWWVPLLVVGVISTAVAYASGIAASNLLGSRLASFVGLLEVVSASVFAWLLLGEELSPLQLAGGALILGGIAAVRAERPAPPADQTPASTSVTASAVSG; encoded by the coding sequence ATGAAGCTGTCGCCGACGTCCGCGGGGCTTGCCGCGGCGTTCGTCTCCGTAGTCTCCTTCGGCACCTCGGGGCCGTTCGTGAAACCGCTGCTCACCGCGGGCTGGTCACCCGCGGCCGCGGTGACCGCGCGGGTGCTGGTGGCCGGTCTGGTGCTGCTGCCGTTCACCCTGGCCGCCCTGCGCGGGCGCTGGGAGCTGCTGTGGCGCGGCCGGTGGCGGGTGCTCGGCATGGGACTCATCGGGGTCGCCTTCACCCAGCTCGCCTACTTCGCCGCGCTCCAGCGCATCCCGGTGGCCACCGCGCTGCTGGTGGAGTTCCTGGCCCCGCTGCTGCTGGTCGGCGTCACCTGGGTGCTGACCCGGCGCAGGCCGGGGCTGAGCGTGCTGGCCGGTTCGGTGCTCGCGGTCGGCGGGCTGGTGCTGGTGATCGGACCCGGCGCGGTGCAGGCGGTGGACCCGGTCGGCCTGCTCATCGCCTTCGGCGCGGCGATCGGCTGCGCGGCCTACTTCGTGATCGCGGCCCGGCCCAGCGAGGGCCTCTCGCCGGTGGCGCTGGCAGGGTCCGGGCTGCTGCTGGCCGGGGTGGTGCTGCTGCTGACCGGCGCGACGGGCCTGCTGCCGTTCACCGCGACCTTCGGCGAGGTGCCGCTGCTGGGTTCGCCCGCGCCGTGGTGGGTGCCGCTGCTGGTGGTCGGGGTGATCTCCACCGCGGTGGCCTACGCGAGCGGGATCGCCGCCTCCAACCTGCTCGGCTCGCGGCTGGCCTCCTTCGTCGGACTGCTGGAGGTGGTCTCGGCCTCGGTGTTCGCCTGGCTGCTGCTGGGCGAGGAGCTCTCGCCGTTGCAGCTGGCGGGCGGGGCGCTGATCCTCGGCGGGATCGCCGCCGTCCGGGCCGAACGCCCCGCCCCGCCCGCCGATCAGACTCCGGCCAGCACCTCCGTCACCGCGAGCGCGGTGTCCGGGTAG
- a CDS encoding DUF5682 family protein translates to MSGAFDTLRGQLSEAAAAFADGPGALEGILLGIVDDVDRAVREPLEIFPVCHHSPASAVAMARRLREKQPKVVYLELCEDLAPLLTELRNCRLPVAVQAFASEVDGFPADWSPLSVVAPITEASAEYQAIAYALDTPGVELVLVDRSADHVFQWDRPETPAAEPAEEEAALHGDAVGVEIGDLRPRFAELEEHLLHHGKVRHWSEWWHQYVELPLGDTDHDSYRQVMFLIGSLFRRLAPGDPHRVRVDEDRERYMWTRMREHLAASGTDPADCLYVCGAFHAASRVAEFGVAGSDGFTISPRSASTWQYGLIPSSNAAIEAQFGLAAGSVSIAATEWAKNLKRTKVKPFQLDGQTGAKRKKPAALPAPVAATTPADQLSGFLRRPPVLDGLDEAELLGWCVEIVRAARRNGYLASTADAIAVFETSILLAGMRDRARPTPYDFQDAAVTCIEKDVVPGRRDVRRLVEIMMGGDRIGQVGYEALPPLARDVHDRLAPLNLKLDQRGVRRALLDIAGQPELALCSDVLWMLRYLMPQGAARPIMGQRRLGERPIQESWDLALGTHQRALIELGYEGVSIEQVLEQRLRRKAYHPQATAASVLEAVEDALRYLRSARLAGELGVRALEVLSTERTVDGAPEVLRRVRGLLAHYRTSEPVLPQWIEAFVKAGYAHYCTLLPTAFTDEDAGVGQVAAMLGFLFSMESLALSLGCDRTQLELAITQSHPQEPSKVALLWAAQVQLGRLSRAELRSRCDELLANPLVLNAYPRYLSGFVHALEPAPALADFVVEAVSNAFARLPDPVLLPWLPTLITTLRARGAELLPLLIREAGRLFPGRLAALDEWVPPWLAPEPVAAQPRRATQGLALLAVHPATCDALAGLLGCDGGWAAAAPAGVALLGRYPDTALAVTEVLAGV, encoded by the coding sequence ATGAGCGGTGCCTTCGACACCCTGCGCGGCCAGCTGAGCGAGGCCGCCGCCGCGTTCGCGGACGGACCCGGTGCGCTGGAAGGGATCCTGCTCGGCATCGTGGACGACGTGGACCGGGCGGTGCGCGAGCCGCTGGAGATCTTCCCGGTCTGCCACCACTCCCCGGCCTCGGCGGTGGCGATGGCACGGCGGCTGCGGGAGAAGCAGCCCAAGGTGGTCTACCTGGAGCTGTGCGAGGACCTGGCCCCGCTGCTCACCGAGCTGCGCAACTGCCGGTTGCCGGTGGCGGTGCAGGCGTTCGCGTCCGAAGTGGACGGTTTCCCGGCCGACTGGTCGCCGCTGTCGGTGGTCGCGCCGATCACCGAGGCATCCGCGGAGTACCAGGCGATCGCCTACGCGCTGGACACCCCCGGGGTGGAGCTGGTGCTGGTGGACCGTTCCGCCGACCACGTCTTCCAGTGGGACCGGCCGGAAACCCCGGCCGCCGAACCGGCCGAGGAGGAGGCCGCCCTGCACGGCGACGCGGTCGGCGTGGAGATCGGCGACCTGCGGCCGCGCTTCGCCGAACTGGAGGAGCACCTGCTGCACCACGGCAAGGTGCGGCACTGGTCGGAGTGGTGGCACCAGTACGTCGAGCTGCCGCTGGGCGACACCGACCACGACAGCTACCGGCAGGTGATGTTCCTGATCGGCAGCCTGTTCCGCCGCCTCGCGCCCGGTGATCCACACCGGGTGCGGGTGGATGAGGACCGCGAGCGGTACATGTGGACGCGGATGCGCGAGCACCTGGCCGCGAGCGGCACTGATCCCGCCGACTGCCTCTACGTCTGCGGTGCCTTCCACGCGGCCAGCCGGGTCGCGGAGTTCGGCGTCGCGGGCAGCGACGGCTTCACGATCAGCCCGCGCAGCGCGAGCACCTGGCAGTACGGGCTGATCCCGTCCAGCAACGCGGCGATCGAGGCCCAGTTCGGGCTGGCCGCCGGTTCGGTGTCCATCGCGGCCACCGAGTGGGCGAAGAACCTCAAGCGCACCAAGGTGAAACCCTTCCAGCTGGACGGGCAGACCGGGGCGAAGCGGAAGAAACCCGCGGCCCTGCCCGCCCCGGTGGCCGCGACCACGCCCGCGGACCAGCTGTCCGGGTTCCTGCGACGGCCGCCGGTGCTGGACGGGCTGGACGAGGCGGAGCTGCTGGGCTGGTGTGTGGAGATCGTGCGCGCCGCCCGCCGCAACGGCTACCTCGCCTCCACCGCCGACGCGATCGCGGTCTTCGAGACCTCGATCCTGTTGGCCGGTATGCGGGACCGGGCCCGGCCGACGCCGTACGACTTCCAGGACGCGGCGGTCACCTGCATCGAGAAGGACGTGGTGCCGGGCAGGCGGGACGTGCGCCGGCTGGTCGAGATCATGATGGGCGGCGACCGGATCGGCCAGGTCGGTTACGAGGCGCTGCCGCCGCTGGCCCGGGATGTGCACGACCGGCTCGCGCCGCTGAACCTCAAGCTGGACCAGCGCGGGGTGCGGCGGGCGTTGCTGGACATCGCCGGTCAGCCGGAGCTGGCGCTGTGCTCGGACGTGTTGTGGATGCTGCGGTACCTGATGCCGCAGGGCGCCGCGCGGCCGATCATGGGGCAGCGGCGGCTCGGGGAGCGGCCGATCCAGGAGTCCTGGGACCTGGCGCTGGGCACCCACCAGCGGGCGCTGATCGAGCTGGGCTACGAGGGCGTCAGCATCGAGCAGGTGCTGGAACAACGCTTGCGGCGCAAGGCTTACCACCCGCAGGCCACCGCCGCCTCGGTACTGGAAGCGGTGGAGGACGCCCTGCGGTACCTGCGCAGCGCCCGGCTGGCCGGGGAGCTGGGCGTGCGGGCGCTGGAGGTGCTGAGCACCGAACGCACGGTGGACGGCGCGCCGGAGGTGCTGCGGCGGGTGCGCGGGCTGCTCGCGCACTACCGCACCAGCGAACCCGTGCTGCCGCAGTGGATCGAGGCCTTCGTCAAGGCCGGCTACGCGCACTACTGCACGCTGCTGCCCACCGCGTTCACCGACGAGGACGCCGGGGTCGGCCAGGTCGCGGCGATGCTGGGCTTCCTGTTCAGCATGGAGTCCCTGGCGCTGTCCCTCGGCTGCGACCGGACCCAGCTGGAACTGGCCATCACCCAGTCACACCCGCAGGAGCCCTCGAAGGTGGCGCTGCTGTGGGCGGCGCAGGTCCAGCTGGGCCGCCTCTCCCGCGCGGAGCTGCGGTCCCGCTGCGACGAGCTACTGGCGAATCCCTTGGTGCTGAACGCTTATCCGCGTTACCTCAGCGGGTTCGTGCACGCGCTGGAACCGGCCCCCGCGCTGGCCGACTTCGTGGTGGAGGCGGTGTCCAACGCCTTCGCCCGGCTGCCGGACCCGGTGCTGCTGCCCTGGCTGCCGACGCTGATCACCACCCTGCGCGCCCGCGGCGCGGAGCTGTTGCCGCTGCTCATCCGGGAGGCGGGCCGCCTGTTCCCGGGCAGGCTCGCGGCGCTGGACGAGTGGGTGCCGCCGTGGCTGGCCCCGGAACCCGTTGCGGCGCAGCCCCGGCGGGCCACCCAGGGTCTCGCGCTGCTGGCCGTTCACCCGGCCACCTGCGACGCACTGGCCGGACTGCTGGGCTGCGACGGCGGTTGGGCCGCCGCGGCTCCGGCGGGGGTGGCGCTGCTCGGCCGCTACCCGGACACCGCGCTCGCGGTGACGGAGGTGCTGGCCGGAGTCTGA
- a CDS encoding AAA family ATPase: MSDLLRAPAELKYAEELDWLESIDDNPKPFAWRLSPKMVRLFILGAERSDGLDREIAQKWYGDRSFVERSIVTLASDRGLLLIGDPGTGKSWLAELLAAAISRNSTLVVQGTAGTTEDHIKYSWNVSMVIAKGQSRQSMIPSPIMTAMEQGAIGRFEELTRSTSDVQDALISILSEKYISVPELDSDNIVFAKPGFSIIATANSRDRGVNDLSSALKRRFNFVRIPVVTNKKSETQIVRFRTEELLRRHQIELDVPPTLLDVLLRSFADLRAAAAAAGSDDEKLESALSTAEQIGVLEDAILHSNFFGAQQLTARTLASSLVGSLARRAPEDLAILNKYLHGVVEPRSKDEGGNWPEFLEGGRDAIATLS, from the coding sequence ATGTCCGACCTGTTGCGCGCCCCCGCCGAGCTCAAGTACGCCGAGGAGCTGGACTGGCTGGAGTCCATCGACGACAACCCCAAGCCCTTCGCCTGGCGGCTCTCGCCGAAGATGGTGCGCCTGTTCATCCTCGGCGCCGAGCGGTCCGACGGCCTGGACCGGGAGATCGCGCAGAAGTGGTACGGGGACCGGAGTTTCGTCGAGCGGTCCATCGTCACCCTGGCCTCCGACCGGGGCCTGCTGCTGATCGGCGACCCGGGCACCGGCAAGAGCTGGCTGGCCGAGCTGCTGGCCGCGGCGATCTCCCGGAACTCCACCCTGGTCGTGCAGGGCACGGCCGGCACCACCGAGGACCACATCAAGTACTCCTGGAACGTCTCCATGGTCATCGCCAAGGGCCAGTCCAGGCAGTCCATGATCCCCTCGCCGATCATGACCGCGATGGAGCAGGGCGCGATCGGCCGGTTCGAGGAGCTCACCCGCTCCACCAGCGACGTGCAGGACGCGCTGATCTCCATCCTGTCCGAGAAGTACATCTCGGTGCCGGAGCTGGACAGTGACAACATCGTCTTCGCCAAGCCCGGCTTCTCCATCATCGCCACCGCGAACAGCAGGGACCGGGGCGTCAACGACCTGTCCTCGGCGCTGAAGCGGCGGTTCAACTTCGTGCGCATCCCGGTGGTGACGAACAAGAAGAGCGAGACCCAGATCGTCCGCTTCCGCACCGAGGAGCTGTTGCGCCGCCACCAGATCGAGCTGGACGTGCCGCCCACCCTGCTGGACGTGCTGCTGCGCAGCTTCGCCGACCTGCGCGCGGCCGCGGCCGCCGCGGGCAGCGATGACGAGAAGCTGGAGTCCGCGCTGTCCACCGCGGAGCAGATCGGCGTGCTGGAGGACGCCATCCTGCACAGCAACTTCTTCGGCGCCCAGCAGCTGACCGCCCGCACGCTGGCCTCCTCGCTGGTCGGTTCACTGGCCCGGCGCGCGCCGGAGGACCTGGCGATCCTGAACAAGTACCTGCACGGGGTCGTCGAACCGCGCAGCAAGGACGAGGGCGGGAACTGGCCGGAGTTCCTCGAAGGCGGCCGCGACGCGATCGCCACCCTGTCATGA
- a CDS encoding VWA domain-containing protein, which translates to MTQAQENRRQVLYWRLLARLFDQEEQAALESASLAVVEDIGLPPALLDPQAGVDSVVQRHPELAAEFDGLMLVDPDPDADRDQAAEVRRAALVSKVMLNVFATGSGTVSAGQLSRWQADAAWLERALGCKPGELRGGRSGGRGVSPTGTGIGGPTPDLGNLIPEIGPELAALEGDLVKRMHLREVLADPALAARLTPSMSLIEQLLRDKDNLSGVALANAKSLIRRFVDEVAEVLRTQVEKATVGALDRSVPPKRVFRNLDLDRTIWKNLVNWSPEEERLYVDRLYYKHTARKNTPQRLIAVVDQSGSMVDSMVNCTILASIFAGLPKVDVHLIAYDTQALDLTPWVQDPFETLLRTNLGGGTDGTVAMALAQPKIAEPRNTVVVWISDFYEWQSEPLFESMAAIHRSGAKFIPVGSVTSAGRGSVNPWFRERFKDLGTPVLSGHISKLVHELKTFLTS; encoded by the coding sequence ATGACTCAGGCGCAGGAGAACCGTCGCCAGGTGTTGTACTGGCGGCTGCTGGCCAGGCTGTTCGACCAGGAGGAGCAGGCCGCGCTGGAGTCGGCCAGCCTCGCCGTGGTCGAGGACATCGGCCTGCCACCGGCCCTGCTGGACCCGCAGGCCGGGGTCGACTCGGTGGTGCAGCGGCATCCGGAACTGGCCGCGGAGTTCGACGGCCTGATGCTCGTCGACCCGGACCCGGACGCGGACCGGGACCAGGCGGCCGAGGTGCGGCGGGCGGCGCTGGTGTCCAAGGTGATGCTCAACGTCTTCGCCACCGGCTCCGGCACGGTCAGCGCCGGGCAGCTGTCCCGCTGGCAGGCCGACGCGGCCTGGCTGGAACGCGCGCTGGGCTGCAAGCCGGGGGAGCTGCGCGGTGGCCGGTCCGGTGGCCGGGGTGTCAGCCCGACCGGCACCGGGATCGGCGGCCCCACGCCCGACCTGGGCAACCTGATCCCGGAGATCGGGCCGGAACTCGCTGCCCTGGAAGGGGATCTGGTCAAGCGGATGCACCTGCGCGAGGTGCTCGCCGACCCGGCGCTGGCCGCGCGGCTGACGCCGAGCATGTCGCTGATCGAGCAGCTGTTGCGGGACAAGGACAACCTCTCCGGGGTGGCGCTGGCCAACGCCAAGTCGCTGATCCGCCGGTTCGTCGACGAGGTCGCCGAGGTGCTGCGCACCCAGGTGGAGAAGGCCACCGTCGGCGCGCTGGACCGCTCGGTGCCGCCCAAGCGGGTCTTCCGCAACCTGGACCTGGACCGCACGATCTGGAAGAACCTGGTCAACTGGAGCCCGGAAGAGGAACGGCTCTACGTCGACCGGCTCTACTACAAGCACACCGCGCGCAAGAACACCCCGCAGCGGCTGATCGCGGTGGTCGACCAGTCCGGCTCCATGGTGGACTCGATGGTCAACTGCACCATCCTGGCCTCCATCTTCGCCGGACTGCCCAAAGTGGACGTTCACCTGATCGCCTACGACACCCAGGCCCTGGACCTCACGCCGTGGGTGCAGGACCCCTTCGAGACCTTGCTGCGCACCAACCTCGGCGGCGGCACCGACGGCACGGTCGCCATGGCGCTGGCCCAGCCGAAGATCGCCGAACCGCGCAACACCGTGGTGGTGTGGATCTCCGACTTCTACGAGTGGCAGAGCGAGCCGCTGTTCGAGAGCATGGCCGCGATCCACCGCTCCGGGGCCAAGTTCATCCCGGTCGGCTCGGTCACCAGCGCCGGCCGGGGCAGCGTGAACCCGTGGTTCCGCGAGCGTTTCAAGGACCTCGGCACGCCGGTGCTCTCCGGTCACATCAGCAAGCTCGTGCACGAGCTCAAGACCTTCCTGACTTCCTGA
- a CDS encoding SDR family oxidoreductase, whose translation MKVVVIGGTGLIGSNVVARLGEHGHEAVAAAPSTGVNTLTGEGLREVLRGADAVVDVSNSPSFADEDVLAFFRTATGNLVEAAKATGVGHYVALSVVGSERAPDSGYLRAKVAQEQLIRASGLPFSLVLATQFFEFADGIADSATTDGVVILPDGAVQPVAAADVAALVARTSVGTPLNGVVEIGGPEVFGMDEWIRTVLAAREDARQVVTDPAARYFGTLLDGKTLIPGPGSLVGETSLVGWLAS comes from the coding sequence ATGAAGGTCGTCGTGATCGGCGGAACGGGTCTGATCGGGTCGAACGTGGTCGCCCGCCTGGGTGAGCACGGGCACGAGGCGGTGGCCGCCGCCCCCTCGACCGGCGTCAACACCCTCACCGGCGAGGGGCTGCGGGAGGTGTTGCGGGGCGCGGACGCGGTGGTCGACGTGTCGAACTCGCCGTCCTTCGCCGACGAGGACGTGCTCGCGTTCTTCCGCACCGCCACCGGGAACCTGGTCGAGGCTGCCAAAGCGACCGGGGTCGGCCACTACGTCGCGCTCTCGGTGGTCGGCTCCGAGCGTGCGCCGGACTCCGGCTACCTGCGCGCGAAAGTGGCCCAGGAGCAGCTGATCCGCGCTTCCGGACTGCCCTTCTCGCTGGTGCTGGCCACCCAGTTCTTCGAGTTCGCCGATGGCATCGCCGACAGCGCGACCACCGACGGCGTGGTCATCCTGCCCGACGGCGCGGTGCAGCCGGTGGCCGCGGCCGACGTCGCCGCCCTGGTGGCCAGGACCTCGGTCGGCACGCCGCTCAACGGGGTGGTGGAGATCGGCGGCCCCGAGGTCTTCGGCATGGACGAGTGGATCCGCACCGTGCTGGCGGCGCGCGAGGACGCCCGCCAGGTGGTCACCGACCCTGCCGCCCGCTACTTCGGCACGCTGCTCGACGGCAAGACGCTGATCCCCGGCCCCGGCTCGCTGGTCGGCGAGACCTCGCTGGTGGGCTGGCTGGCCAGCTGA
- a CDS encoding Rrf2 family transcriptional regulator: protein MRMGKGVEWALHTLLNLNMAGPAALGTGQLARAHGLPAPYLNKQLQQLVRAGLLVSTAGSRGGFTLAKPLTEITLLDVVLAIEGNEPAFRCEEIRCGGRIGELSPKPTGPCQVKSAMLRAEQAWREALSAQTLADIQAELDQEPAIRTVVRSAVD from the coding sequence ATGAGAATGGGCAAGGGCGTCGAGTGGGCACTGCACACGCTGCTCAACCTGAACATGGCCGGACCGGCCGCACTGGGCACCGGTCAGCTCGCCCGCGCCCACGGCCTGCCCGCGCCGTACCTGAACAAGCAGCTCCAGCAACTGGTCAGGGCCGGCCTGCTGGTCTCCACCGCGGGTTCCCGTGGCGGCTTCACCCTGGCCAAGCCGCTGACCGAGATCACCCTGCTGGACGTGGTGCTGGCCATCGAGGGCAACGAGCCGGCCTTCCGCTGCGAGGAGATCCGCTGCGGCGGCCGGATCGGCGAGCTCAGCCCCAAGCCGACCGGCCCGTGCCAGGTGAAATCGGCCATGTTGCGCGCGGAACAGGCCTGGCGCGAGGCGCTGTCCGCACAGACCCTGGCCGACATCCAGGCCGAGCTGGACCAGGAACCGGCCATCCGGACCGTGGTGCGGTCCGCTGTGGACTGA
- a CDS encoding FAD-dependent monooxygenase: MPHFAHALVLGGGIAGLCAALALAPHARTVTVAEQDAADADPGDRRGVPHARHTHTLSGGGARALDLLAPGVTEALYAAGAQHFNMPGRYVGLIPFGWNMRYPGRQFIIGCTRGLLEATIRHRVHDLANVKFLDRTTVRGLTGDTARITGARLGESGTLAADLVVDATGRRSVSPRWLRELGFPEVAEERVNPGIFYASAAYRAPAHVGPGFPILNIQTGPGEPRRGGVIVPIEDDQWMVTLSGAPGSQPSTEPAAFREFTAALPHPSLARLLALATPLGPAFGFRTDANRLRHFDRLRPVPAGFLAIGDACATFNPVYGHGMGTAMLAALRLRAALDRGRTGTRHLQRTVARASRTAWDLATGLDLRHEQTEGPRPGRLGRLRDRLQDRIGAVGAYSRPIADLQHDLFTLSRPAGRVMNRHVLLAAITGPRRQGLRQPPFTSEELRAFDPPP; this comes from the coding sequence ATGCCCCACTTCGCGCACGCCCTGGTCCTCGGTGGCGGCATCGCGGGCCTGTGCGCCGCGCTCGCGCTGGCCCCGCACGCGCGCACCGTGACCGTGGCCGAGCAGGACGCGGCCGACGCCGATCCCGGCGACCGCCGGGGCGTCCCGCACGCCCGGCACACGCACACCCTCTCCGGCGGCGGCGCCCGCGCGCTGGACCTGCTCGCCCCCGGCGTCACCGAGGCGCTGTACGCGGCTGGGGCGCAGCACTTCAACATGCCGGGCCGCTATGTCGGGCTGATCCCGTTCGGCTGGAACATGCGCTACCCGGGCAGGCAGTTCATCATCGGCTGCACCCGCGGCCTGCTGGAGGCGACCATCCGCCACCGGGTGCACGATCTTGCCAATGTCAAGTTCCTCGACCGCACCACCGTGCGCGGTCTCACCGGCGACACCGCCCGGATCACCGGCGCGCGGCTGGGCGAGTCCGGCACGCTGGCCGCCGACCTGGTGGTGGACGCCACCGGCCGCCGGTCGGTCTCGCCGCGCTGGCTGCGCGAACTGGGTTTCCCCGAGGTCGCCGAGGAGCGGGTGAACCCCGGCATCTTCTACGCCAGCGCCGCCTACCGGGCACCCGCGCACGTCGGCCCCGGCTTCCCCATCCTCAACATCCAGACCGGCCCCGGCGAGCCCCGGCGTGGCGGCGTCATCGTGCCGATCGAGGACGACCAGTGGATGGTCACCCTCTCCGGCGCGCCCGGCAGCCAGCCCAGCACCGAGCCCGCGGCCTTCCGCGAGTTCACCGCCGCCCTCCCCCACCCCAGCCTGGCCCGGCTGCTGGCGCTGGCCACACCGCTGGGCCCGGCCTTCGGCTTCCGCACCGACGCCAACCGGCTCCGGCACTTCGACCGCCTGCGCCCGGTGCCTGCCGGGTTCCTGGCCATCGGCGACGCCTGCGCCACCTTCAACCCGGTCTACGGCCACGGCATGGGCACCGCCATGCTCGCCGCCCTGCGCCTGCGCGCGGCCCTCGACCGCGGCCGGACCGGCACCAGGCACCTCCAGCGCACCGTGGCCCGCGCCTCCCGCACCGCCTGGGACCTGGCCACCGGCCTCGACCTCCGGCACGAGCAGACCGAAGGCCCCCGCCCCGGCCGCCTCGGCCGGCTCCGCGACCGGTTGCAGGACCGGATCGGCGCGGTCGGCGCGTACTCCCGGCCCATCGCCGACCTCCAGCACGACCTGTTCACCCTGTCCCGCCCGGCCGGTCGGGTGATGAACCGGCACGTGCTGCTGGCCGCGATCACCGGACCGCGCCGGCAAGGACTCCGTCAACCACCGTTCACCAGCGAGGAACTGCGCGCCTTCGACCCCCCGCCGTAG
- a CDS encoding acetylxylan esterase, whose product MAYRSRRMAGLAFITTALLLTPVQAAAAPPSHFEAPGPHAVTKVRGGPDHTLYYPSDLGSGGIQHPVLVWGNGTGVSPEPYDAQLRHLASWGFVVAAANTTQAGSGREMLDGARFLIAEDSRPGSVFHGKIDETKVGAAGHSQGGGGAIAAGADPLVDTTVPLMPGPQGSVPALNGPSLFLAGQLDLIVPSVYVRGRYSWAGHVPAVFAELKGADHFFPGDTRIRAAGVMTAWFRHWLSGDANAREIFFGADCLLCQDKSWSAVARNEKARQVRD is encoded by the coding sequence ATGGCGTACCGATCGAGGCGGATGGCAGGACTGGCGTTCATCACCACGGCCCTGCTCCTGACACCCGTCCAGGCCGCCGCGGCCCCGCCCAGCCACTTCGAGGCGCCGGGGCCGCACGCGGTGACCAAGGTCCGCGGCGGCCCCGACCACACCCTCTACTACCCGAGCGACCTGGGCAGCGGCGGCATCCAGCACCCGGTGCTGGTCTGGGGCAACGGCACCGGCGTCTCCCCGGAACCCTATGACGCGCAACTGCGCCACCTGGCCTCCTGGGGCTTCGTGGTCGCGGCGGCGAACACCACCCAAGCGGGCTCCGGCCGGGAGATGCTCGACGGCGCGCGCTTCCTGATCGCCGAGGATTCCCGGCCGGGCAGCGTCTTCCACGGCAAGATCGACGAGACGAAGGTGGGCGCGGCCGGTCACTCCCAGGGCGGTGGCGGCGCGATCGCGGCCGGCGCGGATCCGTTGGTGGACACCACCGTTCCGCTCATGCCCGGCCCGCAGGGCTCGGTGCCCGCGCTCAACGGGCCGAGCCTGTTCCTGGCCGGTCAGCTCGACCTCATCGTGCCCTCGGTCTACGTCCGCGGCCGCTACTCCTGGGCCGGGCACGTGCCCGCGGTCTTCGCCGAGCTGAAGGGAGCCGACCACTTCTTCCCCGGTGACACCCGGATCCGCGCTGCCGGAGTGATGACCGCGTGGTTCCGGCACTGGCTCTCCGGTGATGCGAACGCCCGGGAGATCTTCTTCGGCGCGGACTGCCTGCTGTGCCAGGACAAGTCCTGGTCCGCGGTGGCCCGCAACGAGAAGGCCAGGCAGGTCAGGGACTGA